One genomic segment of Ricinus communis isolate WT05 ecotype wild-type chromosome 3, ASM1957865v1, whole genome shotgun sequence includes these proteins:
- the LOC8258881 gene encoding transcription factor IBH1-like 1 isoform X2, producing the protein MRFYKTKIKERKKLIFISSRVLHIWWAIHTMCLHVPCLSLKGPPLAFLRANKWDFPPHSSPSQFPLPLQKKKKKKNFILGFLYILSWICHSPATLSHTLISHDFLLLITTRYLSKRMRPPQSLKHEFLKKWVLGLKICNSTRQNMTILERKKAIKLSADIAMASTRSGLTCWSRALVAKASRDADNKVIVERILASESERVMQVSPSGIITGSKRVRSKKILKKSRFLKRIRRCVPQMVIAKSLAKRMVKKRTQVLKSLVPGGEFMDDSSLIEETLDYLVSLRAQVDVMRTLAKAAELLNDGVDIYKDHNNPWPNCTRAHTPPAALGIFI; encoded by the exons ATGCGAttctataaaactaaaatcaaagaaagaaagaaactaatttttatatcctCTAGGGTTTTGCATATATGGTGGGCCATTCACACCATGTGCCTGCATGTGCCATGTCTTTCTCTGAAAGGCCCACCACTTGCTTTCCTTCGAGCAAATAAATGGGACTTTCCTCCACATTCTTCTCCTTCTCAATTTCCCCTCCCtctgcaaaaaaaaaaaaaaaaaaaaaacttcattCTAGGATTCTTATACATACTCTCTTGGATCTGTCACTCTCCTGCAACTTTGTCCCATACATTAATTTCTcatgattttcttttgttgatcACTACTAGATATCTTAGTAAAAG aaTGCGTCCTCCTCAGTCACTTAAGCATGAATTCCTTAAGAAATGGGTACTGGGTCTAAAGATATGCAATTCTACAAGGCAGAACATGACAATCTTGGAGAGAAAGAAGGCAATAAAGCTATCAGCAGACATTGCAATGGCTTCAACAAGAAGTGGTTTGACTTGTTGGAGTCGTGCACTCGTGGCGAAAGCTTCAAGGGATGCTGATAATAAAGTAATTGTTGAGCGCATATTAGCTTCTGAATCTGAGAGGGTAATGCAAGTTTCACCAAGTGGAATAATTACAGGAAGTAAGAGGGTTCGAAGCAAGAAAATCTTGAAGAAAAGTCGCTTCttgaaaagaataagaagatgTGTACCTCAAATGGTGATTGCTAAATCTCTAGCTAAAAGGATGGTAAAGAAAAGAACACAAGTGTTGAAGAGTCTTGTGCCTGGAGGAGAATTTATGGATGACAGTTCTTTGATTGAAGAAACCCTAGACTACTTAGTGTCTCTTCGAGCTCAGGTTGATGTAATGCGAACTCTTGCTAAAGCTGCAGAGCTACTCAATG ATGGAGTTGACATATATAAAGATCATAACAATCCATGGCCAAACTGCACCCGTGCACACACACCTCCTGCAGCACTGGGTATATTCATATGA
- the LOC8258881 gene encoding uncharacterized protein LOC8258881 isoform X1, producing the protein MRFYKTKIKERKKLIFISSRVLHIWWAIHTMCLHVPCLSLKGPPLAFLRANKWDFPPHSSPSQFPLPLQKKKKKKNFILGFLYILSWICHSPATLSHTLISHDFLLLITTRYLSKRMRPPQSLKHEFLKKWVLGLKICNSTRQNMTILERKKAIKLSADIAMASTRSGLTCWSRALVAKASRDADNKVIVERILASESERVMQVSPSGIITGSKRVRSKKILKKSRFLKRIRRCVPQMVIAKSLAKRMVKKRTQVLKSLVPGGEFMDDSSLIEETLDYLVSLRAQVDVMRTLAKAAELLNGEKMELTYIKIITIHGQTAPVHTHLLQHWVYSYDVDKSYIFICFTFASSAFNLYKCNCQFVVKLAS; encoded by the exons ATGCGAttctataaaactaaaatcaaagaaagaaagaaactaatttttatatcctCTAGGGTTTTGCATATATGGTGGGCCATTCACACCATGTGCCTGCATGTGCCATGTCTTTCTCTGAAAGGCCCACCACTTGCTTTCCTTCGAGCAAATAAATGGGACTTTCCTCCACATTCTTCTCCTTCTCAATTTCCCCTCCCtctgcaaaaaaaaaaaaaaaaaaaaaacttcattCTAGGATTCTTATACATACTCTCTTGGATCTGTCACTCTCCTGCAACTTTGTCCCATACATTAATTTCTcatgattttcttttgttgatcACTACTAGATATCTTAGTAAAAG aaTGCGTCCTCCTCAGTCACTTAAGCATGAATTCCTTAAGAAATGGGTACTGGGTCTAAAGATATGCAATTCTACAAGGCAGAACATGACAATCTTGGAGAGAAAGAAGGCAATAAAGCTATCAGCAGACATTGCAATGGCTTCAACAAGAAGTGGTTTGACTTGTTGGAGTCGTGCACTCGTGGCGAAAGCTTCAAGGGATGCTGATAATAAAGTAATTGTTGAGCGCATATTAGCTTCTGAATCTGAGAGGGTAATGCAAGTTTCACCAAGTGGAATAATTACAGGAAGTAAGAGGGTTCGAAGCAAGAAAATCTTGAAGAAAAGTCGCTTCttgaaaagaataagaagatgTGTACCTCAAATGGTGATTGCTAAATCTCTAGCTAAAAGGATGGTAAAGAAAAGAACACAAGTGTTGAAGAGTCTTGTGCCTGGAGGAGAATTTATGGATGACAGTTCTTTGATTGAAGAAACCCTAGACTACTTAGTGTCTCTTCGAGCTCAGGTTGATGTAATGCGAACTCTTGCTAAAGCTGCAGAGCTACTCAATG GAGAGAAGATGGAGTTGACATATATAAAGATCATAACAATCCATGGCCAAACTGCACCCGTGCACACACACCTCCTGCAGCACTGGGTATATTCATATGATGTTGACAAGAGCTATATATTCATATGCTTCACCTTTGCATCATCagcttttaatttatataaatgcaACTGTCAGTTTGTGGTCAAGCTTGCTAGTTAG